The genomic DNA AATCTACGTGGCCTGAGCGTCCCTGCGTGTTCTTGCTGGATACACCAAGAACGCAAAGCCCCGACCACTCTGTATCTGGGCCATTTCTCAGGATTGTGCCTGCAGCGAACCTTGAAGGATGAGGTGATGTCTCCCCCAAAACAAAGAGCGGGTTTACTTCCGTTCACTATAAATCAGTAAATTTTCCAAGCTTAGTATTCTTCAGCTATGATGCAAACCCACTGTCTGTGTGGCATCCACCTGAGCCCCTCTGTGTCACTATGGGACTCAGGGAACCAACATGATCAGTCCaacagtctagaccagtggttctcaaccttcctaatgccgtgaccctttaatacagttcctcatgttgtggtgacccccaatttcatggttacaaattgaacataattaaagcatagtgattaatcacaaaaacaatatgtaattatatgtgtgttttccgatggtcttaggcgacccctgtgaaagggtcgttcgacccccaaacgggtcacgacccacaggttgagaaccgctggtctagaactgcttttgctgtaaACTCTGATGCCTCTGCCCTGTCGGTATCCGTGCAACAGTGGCAGGCTAGCTTGTTACCCTGCAAGCAGGGTATAAAATCTGAGAGCCCTCACCCATCCtgacccccttcccctccttaGAGCAGGGGCCAGCCTGTGATTTGAGGAGTCCAGCCCGCCAGCCCTTCTTTCCTATCCTTCTGGCCCCCTCTgatcccctcctctcctctacTGTATGTGTCCTGTATGTGTCCCCATCTGTCATCCTACCCACAGCCTCAGCCCTGAGAGTCCACCTCAGCCCCTAGAATGGCCACATGTACAGGAATGTAGGATAGACGCTCGGCTGGGTGATTAGAGGCTTAAGGACAGAGAAGAGCATGACTTGACacccccaggcttccctcacatcCACCTGATGTGGGTGCCTACTGTTCACTGGGAAGGGTGTGTTCACAGCCTCTGACTGCCCCCCATAGCTGGGGTGCACCATGAATAGACAGGCGGCCTGAGGCTAAGACAAGGGCAATGGCTTGCCCAACGGCACCAGTGAGTGAGTGACGGTTCCTGGACCCAGACCTGGGTATGTCTGTCTCCAAGTCCAAAGCCCTCACACTCCACCACAGGTACCCCAACCCCTGCAGGACCTGGCTTCCCGTAGCCCAGCAGAAGCAGAACAGACATGGCCACAAGCCCCCAGAGCTCACCTCTGTGTGGTCTACTTTAAATGGATTCTGGAAGTCAGAGTCTTTCTCGCTGATCCCCAGCTCCTGGGCCATCTGCAGACGAGGAAAAGTTAGTCAtcctctgccttctcctgcctCTTGCTCACCTGAGCCACTCCCTCCACATTGGAACCCAGGGCCCAAGACTGTGGGCCAGGTGATGACCCATAGGGACCCAGGTCAGCATAGAACCCCTTGAGATGGCACCTCAAGGTACCTTGAGGCTTATCACAGAAAACGCCACCAAGAGCTGACATTCAggcccagctgcaggcagctgcgAGGCTCACAGGACACTGGGAGACAGGGCTCCGGGCTGTCCCCGCCCCAGTCCTTACCAGGCTGAGGATGGGCGAGTGGGGCCCCTGGTCAAAGACGCCCGACTGGTTGCAGAAGCTGATGCCCCAGCGGATGAGGAGGTTCCAGTTGGAGTTGTGGTCAAAGTAGTGGTGCACGATCCTCGGGAAGCGCAGCACCACATCGCCGAAGAAAGCCGTGTTCTCCAACACTTGGGAGAAAGCTGGTGAGAGGGACCTGATGAGAGCCCAGGGCAGATGCCCTTCTACTGCCCTCCCGGCCAGCCCAGACACTCCCCAGACAATGGAGGCAAGCCCGCCAAGCCCAATAAGCAGAGAATGGACAATTGTGCTAAGGGCTTTGTGTCCACCAAATCACTGAATCCTCAAACCACCGTTAGAGGAAGATGTGGCGGCCGTTCCCATTTTACCCGGGAGAAAGTGAATGGCAAATCTGGGCTGTAAACCCAGCTCTCTCTGACTGCAGAGGCCCTGCTCTTTCCCCCGTATCTCATGGCTTAGAAGACTCATTTGCTGTGGGGACCAGAGACATGGGTGTCATTCTGCACAAGGAGGCATATgcatcatgcaccgggcctctagtcttacataACCACTGTACAACTATCTACACCAGGAAGTTAACATCAATACAATACATCCATAGACCTTATTTGAATTTCATCAATTTCCCCACTAATATCCTTCCTCTCATCAATAGGTCAGTCTAGACTGAATTTAGTGTCCACCATGGTGGCAGGTCCCCCGACCCAGGCCAGCCTGAAGAGTAAGTGTAGACCCAGCCCTGGCGGCAGCTCCTGTTCCAGTGCCCGCAGATGAGGCCCAGGCAGCCCtcagcagcactggccaggccatGCGCAGAGATAAGCTGACTCCTCCAAAGACAGGCCCAGCTGGGTCTGAGCCAagtggggccagacccctggGCTTCAAACCATCTTGCACTCAGGAGTAAGCTTGACTTATAGGTTAAGAGCCAAGTTATATGTATAACTTCCTCAGTTACAGTGGAGATGAGAGATGCTATTTGTAAAAGTGCCCACCATTCAATATGTAAAGGCCACTTCCATCCTCTCTCAGTGTAATCTAAGAGGTTTTATTGTTAAAATGCCACCAGTTCATGAGAAAATTATCACCAGAGAGAAATTCTTGGAAGAGGGAATGAAGGGACACAGAATAGTCTTTTACCTTATTTATGtcctagaggcccaatgcacgaaattcatgcaagggacttgGCCCTCACGGCCTGGCTGCCTAGgctctcgcagccctggctgcctcgcggcctcaccccctgcccactggtcggCCCACTGGTCACTCTGGAAGGTCGTTccgctgtccggtctaattaacatattagttctttattatataggatgtttgtcCCACCTAGTCTCAGAAAGGATCTAAGAAGGTTGAGGCTTTTAGAACAGTAGTAAGGAGTGTGGGCAGCTGCCCCTAGTGTCCAGTCACTTCAGTAGGCCTATTTTTTCTCCTGTAAATGCGAACAACCCTTGCCTTCTCTATCAGACGGGTCAGGGGTGGAGAAGGCAAGGATCCCCGGAGTGGTAGTGGGCAGAGCTTCCTCCCTGGTTCCTGTGCTCCAAGCACAGGACCGCACAAAGGAATACATTTGTGTCAGGGACACAGAAATTGGCTCTGAAGCCCAGAAATTCTTGGAAAACCATATACTAAGTGCTTATCCACCAAAGGTGGACACTTGGAAGGTGCCACAAGAGGGTGtttccagagagagaaaaaaagcatgACAAAAACAGGAGGGAAGAAACAACTAGAGAAGATCAAGGTggtagggaggaggggggagaggtcaAGAAGACCATACCATCCTTCAGTTTCTCATCCTGGGGGAAGGGCCCATCTGGGAGCACGTCCGCAGCAAGGAGCACTGTCCGGGAGTCCTCCAGCACCTGAGGGAACCCCCGCTGGCTGAGTGGCTTTGCAGAAGCCTTCACCGCCCAGCCACACCCCAGTTTACTTAAACCCAACTTCAAATCTTTTGTGCCCGCAGTTCCCTCTAATTGAACACCATCCCGTTAAGGAACTCCTACTCATCCCTCAGTGCCCAGATCAAAGACTAGGCTGCCATGAGCTGCCCTGCGCCTGCATGCACCTTAAAGAGCCCCTTGAGCATGACATCAAGGATCTTGTACTGCTGGTGGACATCATTCAGCTGTACCAGGTTTTTCAATGCCAACAGCTGCTCCCGTCGCTTCACCTCAAACATCTTCTTGTCTGGGCAGTGTTAAGTTAAGGAGCTGGCACTGATACTTCTGGATAATCCAGTGGCCCCAACCCAGAAGGCCCATTCCTGACCAACAAATATCTGCAAAGGCCACAGATGCCCAGGTCTGAGGCCCTCCCTACCAGAGAAGTAACAAACTGAGAAGCGTTTGCATCCTACAATGTATCATTTGTCCAGTGTACAGA from Myotis daubentonii chromosome 2, mMyoDau2.1, whole genome shotgun sequence includes the following:
- the CCDC134 gene encoding coiled-coil domain-containing protein 134 isoform X2, producing the protein MDMDLLQFLVYLFVLLVSGTGVTDTQRTSVDPSLEIYKKMFEVKRREQLLALKNLVQLNDVHQQYKILDVMLKGLFKVLEDSRTVLLAADVLPDGPFPQDEKLKDAFSQVLENTAFFGDVVLRFPRIVHHYFDHNSNWNLLIRWGISFCNQSGVFDQGPHSPILSLMAQELGISEKDSDFQNPFKVDHTEGNKLACHCCTDTDRAEASEFTAKAVLDQRFSTCGS
- the CCDC134 gene encoding coiled-coil domain-containing protein 134 isoform X1; the protein is MDMDLLQFLVYLFVLLVSGTGVTDTQRTSVDPSLEIYKKMFEVKRREQLLALKNLVQLNDVHQQYKILDVMLKGLFKVLEDSRTVLLAADVLPDGPFPQDEKLKDAFSQVLENTAFFGDVVLRFPRIVHHYFDHNSNWNLLIRWGISFCNQSGVFDQGPHSPILSLMAQELGISEKDSDFQNPFKVDHTEFISSTDPFQKALREEEKRRKKEEKRKEIRKGPRISRSQSEL